A single genomic interval of Salmo trutta chromosome 13, fSalTru1.1, whole genome shotgun sequence harbors:
- the LOC115206387 gene encoding roundabout homolog 2 isoform X3, translating to MPRPASEPSVFSLNISSLNLENATIFNGSRARFEDSPPRILEDPSDLIVSKGEPATLNCKAEGRPNPTVEWYKDGERVETDRDDPRSHRMLLPSGSLFFLRIVHGRRSKPDEGVYTCVARNYLGEAVSRNASLEVAILRDDFRQAPSDVVVAAGEPAVLECVPPRGHPEPTVSWKRNNARVSNKDDRISMRGGKLMISHTRKSDAGMYVCVGTNMVGERDSDPAELVVYERPVLIRRPVNQVVMEEETVDFLCEVHGDPAPTVRWRREEGELPRGRFEIHSDNNLHLTRVREEDEGTYTCMSENSVGKTEASATLEVHVPPQITIKPQDQISAQGCSVTFRCGTRGNPSPAIFWKKEGSQMLLFPGQPLSQSGRYSVSMSGELSITDVHLEDSGYYICQAISVAGSVLTKALLEVEGGPSDRVPPIIRQGPANQTLGLGSVAQLQCHAIGGPSLRIMWEKDGERIVGDDPRMTLMENGTLQITNVEDKDSGMYTCVVSSATGESSWSGTLTMREDGAPGSSVPRVSESIQLPGPPQKPVVTDVTRNTVTLTWQSNPHEGGAAVTSYIIEAFSQSVGSVWQTVADHVKQEKHTVIGLFPNTVYLFIVRAVNSYGLSDPSPISEPIRTQDGSPTEQGVDRRQVQRELGEVSLYLQKPVVLSPTSAQVSWTVARQSQYVQGYRLLYRSTGSAWLVQDVKVGPELTTVLSDLHTDTDYEVKVRPYFNELQGLDSHLVQLHTPEEVLSAPPQAVSVVQLSNSSSISVSWEPPPADVQSGTVLEYKVWCLGSDTELKTESHINRTVDGAGLSILLTGLLPDLQYNVMVAAVTNLGVGEHSPPIVLVLTLSLDMPSDPLQKDSSLSLSEQITGVVSQPAFIAGLGVASWLALMGFSGWLYCRHRKRKELGHYTTSFAYTPAVGFAHSEGSGLSNGSRPGMLGSNMGNYPWLADSWPAPGLAHNGKDSVNCCSGKLDSTDRYYNVGISNYLSQSEKYSSVSTDSPIYSTINTAAAEDLQGLAYYNKYSNTAYTQGSNTPYTQGSNTPYTQGSNTPYTQGSNTPYTQGSNTSYTQGSNTPYTQGSNTPYTQGSNTPYTQGSNTSYTQGSNTPYTQGSNTPYTQGPDPYAITPVLSNSGLFGLEQDLDQLTVQSREYAKMQYARTSNAKLVKQRSTCPPSKPAPLNWEDVLSLPLPANKERSYTKRDRDEGRNSSSDEDEEDWCPPLPARTYLMEGSRDELPSLPSSRREELTQGSTSSMRSTAILPPSPQEETHPLNPNDSPPLQHFDLLACYGPSSQVSHSNPNLFANKDDVSGPYDVSGPYHTNQWGDTFMGESYISERCDGGGQSPPFLAESAHATQGQRTRSKKKVLREGQHRRELHDQAVFADLPPPPAPPPVADDPLQLLADVLGCSRTPSADNSPALQRRGDYSSPHKRGPAMWDSQDEGVIPYCPSSFLPRGQMSGYGFLGGGASSRASTGQRGPGAVRRRDENLM from the exons GGTCCCGTGCACGTTTTGAGGACAGCCCACCTCGGATCTTGGAGGACCCCTCTGACTTGATTGTGTCCAAGGGGGAACCCGCAACCCTCAACTGCAAGGCAGAGGGGCGGCCTAACCCCACTGTGGAGTGGTACAAGGACGGGGAGCGGGTGGAAACGGACCGGGATGACCCTCGATCTCACCGAATGCTCCTTCCCAGCGGCTCTCTCTTCTTCCTGCGTATCGTCCACGGACGACGCTCCAAACCAGATGAGGGCGTCTACACCTGTGTGGCACGTAACTACCTTGGAGAGGCTGTCAGTCGAAACGCTTCACTGGAAGTAGCCA TCCTGAGGGATGACTTCCGCCAGGCCCCCAGTGATGTGGTGGTGGCAGCCGGTGAGCCAGCGGTCCTGGAGTGTGTTCCCCCCCGCGGTCACCCTGAGCCCACCGTCTCCTGGAAGAGGAACAATGCCCGCGTCAGCAACAAGGATGACCGCATCTCT ATGCGTGGGGGCAAGCTGATGATCTCCCACACCAGGAAGAGTGATGctggcatgtatgtgtgtgtgggcaccaacatggtgggagagagggacagtgatCCTGCTGAGTTGGTGGTGTATG AGCGTCCTGTGCTGATACGGAGGCCGGTGAACCAGGTGGTGATGGAGGAAGAGACCGTTGATTTCCTGTGTGAGGTACATGGAGACCCCGCCCCCACAGTACGCTGGCGTCGAGAGGAGGGGGAGCTCCCCCGCGGGAG GTTTGAGATCCACAGTGACAACAACCTACATCTGActagggtgagagaggaggacgAGGGAACTTACACCTGTATGTCTGAGAACAGCGTGGGCAAGACAGAGGCTTCAGCCACGCTAGAGGTCCATG TGCCCCCACAGATCACCATTAAACCCCAGGACCAGATCTCCGCTCAGGGGTGCAGTGTCACCTTCCGCTGTGGCACCAGAGGAAACCCCTCACCTGCCATCTTCTGGAAGAAAGAAGGAAGCCAG atgctgttgTTTCCTGGCCAGCCCCTCTCCCAGTCCGGCCGCTACTCTGTTTCCATGAGTGGTGAGCTGTCCATCACCGACGTGCACCTAGAGGATTCAGGGTATTATATCTGCCAGGCCATCAGTGTAGCAGGAAGTGTCCTGACCAAAGCCCTGCTGGAGGTGGAAGGGG GTCCTTCAGACCGTGTTCCACCAATCATCCGtcaaggcccagccaatcagacgtTGGGTCTGGGGTCCGTTGCCCAGTTGCAGTGTCATGCGATTGGTGGACCCTCACTAAGGATCATGTGGGAAAAGGACGGGGAGAGGATTGTGGGGGACGACCCCCGCATGACTCTGATGGAGAACGGGACGCTGCAGATCACTAATGTTGAG GATAAGGATTCGGGAATGTACACTTGTGTGGTGTCCAGCGCCACGGGCGAGTCGAGCTGGAGCGGGACACTCACCATGAGAG AGGACGGAGCCCCTGGGTCATCAGTTCCCCGGGTGTCAGAGTCCATCCAGCTGCCAGGGCCGCCCCAGAAGCCTGTGGTGACGGATGTGACCAGGAATACAGTCACTCTCACCTGGCAGTCCAACCCCCACGAGGGTGGGGCTGCTGTCACCTCCTACATCATCGAGGCCTTCAG CCAATCCGTTGGCAGTGTGTGGCAGACGGTAGCTGACCATGTGAAACAGGAGAAGCACACCGTCATCGGCCTGTTCCCAAACACTGTCTACCTGTTCATCGTCCGAGCAGTCAACTCCTATGGTCTGAGTGACCCCAGCCCAATCTCTGAACCCATCAGGACACAGG ATGGGAGTCCTACAGAGCAGGGGGTAGACCGCAGACAGGTGCAGAGAGAACTAGGGGAGGTGTCTCTCTACCTGCAGAAGCCTGTGGTCCTATCACCCACCAGTGCCCAGGTCTCCTGGACT GTGGCACGTCAGTCTCAGTATGTGCAGGGATACAGGCTGCTGTACCGCTCCACTGGCAGCGCCTGGTTAGTCCAGGACGTGAAAGTGGGGCCTGAGCTCACCACTGTCCTATCAGacctgcacacagacacagactacGAGGTGAAGGTCCGCCCCTACTTCAACGAGCTGCAGGGACTGGACAGCCACCTGGTGCAGCTACACACCCCTGAGGAGG TGTTGAGTGCTCCCCCGCAGGCTGTGTCGGTGGTCCAGCTCAGCAACAGCTCTAGCATCAGTGTCTCCTGGGAACCTCCCCCCGCTGATGTGCAGAGTGGTACAGTCCTGGAGTACAAG GTCTGGTGCCTGGGGAGTGACACTGAGTTGAAGACAGAGAGCCATATCAACAGGACAGTTGATGGAGCAGGGTTGTCCATCCTACTGACTGGACTGCTACCAGACCTCCAGTACAATGTGATGGTGGCTGCAGTCACCAACTTGGGAGTGGGTGAACACAGCCCACCTATAGTCCTGGTCCTCA CCCTGTCACTGGACATGCCTTCAGACCCTCTGCAGAAAGACAGCAGCCTCAGTCTATCAGAGCAGATCACGGGAGTGGTCAGCCAACCAGCATTCATCGCTGGGTTGGGTGTGGCCTCGTGGCTGGCGCTCATGGGCTTCAGTGGTTGGCTATACTGTCGCCACCGCAAGAGGAAAGAGCTGGGACACTACACCACCTCATTTGCCTACACACCTGCAG TTGGATTTGCTCACAGTGAAGGATCTGGTCTCAGCAACGGAAG TAGACCAGGGATGCTGGGCTCCAACATGGGGAACTACCCATGGCTAGCAGACTCCTGGCCAGCCCCTGGCCTTGCCCACAATGGAAAAGACTCAGTCAACTGTTGCTCTGGCAAACTGGACTCTACAGACAGATACTACAATG TTGGCATCTCCAATTACCTGAGCCAGTCTGAGAAGTACAGCTCAGTGTCCACAGACAGTCCCATCTACAGCACCATCAATACAGCTGCTGCCGAGGACCTGCAGGGTTTAGCCTACTACAACAAATACTCCAACACCGCATACACCCAGGGCTCCAACACCCCATACACCCAGGGCTCCAACACCCCATACACCCAGGGCTCCAACACCCCATACACCCAGGGCTCCAACACCCCATACACCCAGGGCTCCAACACCTCATACACCCAGGGATCCAACACCCCATACACCCAGGGATCCAACACCCCATACACCCAGGGCTCCAACACCCCATACACCCAGGGCTCCAACACCTCATACACCCAGGGCTCCAACACCCCATACACCCAGGGCTCCAACACCCCCTACACCCAGGGCCCTGACCCCTACGCCATTACCCCCGTCCTCTCCAACTCTGGCCTCTTCGGTCTGGAGCAGGACCTGGACCAGTTGACCGTCCAGTCTAGAGAGTACGCCAAGATGCAGTACGCCAGGACAAGCAATG CCAAGCTGGTGAAGCAGAGGTCCACGTGTCCTCCATCCAAGCCTGCACCACTCAACTGGGAGGACGTGCTGTCTCTACCACTGCCTGCTAATAAAGAACGGAgttacacaaagagagacagggatgagGGGAGGAACAG TAGCTcagatgaggatgaggaggactGGTGTCCCCCGCTGCCAGCCAGGACCTACCTGATGGAAGGCTCCAGGGATGAGTTACCCAGCCTGCCCTCCTCCAGAAGAGAGGAGCTGACCCAGGGCTCCACCTCCAGCATGCGGTCCACAGCCATACTTCCCCCCTCCCCTCAGGAGGAGACACACCCCCTCAACCCCAACGACAGCCCCCCGCTGCAGCACTTTGACCTGCTGGCCTGCTACGGGCCCAGTTCCCAGGTCTCCCATTCCAACCCCAACCTGTTCGCCAATAAGGATGATGTCAGCGGGCCATATGATGTCAGCGGGCCATACCACACCAACCAATGGGGAGACACCTTCATGGGGGAGAGCTATATTTCAGAGAGGTGTGACGGAGGAG GACAATCTCCTCCTTTCCTGGCTGAGTCTGCCCACGCTACTCAGGGGCAAAGAACCAGGAGCAAGAAGAAAGTCCTCAGGGAGGGTCAGCACCGACGAGAGCTGCATGACCAAGCAG TCTTTGCAGACCTGCCCCCGCCGCCGGCCCCACCCCCTGTCGCAGACGACCCCCTGCAGCTCCTGGCTGATGTGCTGGGCTGCAGCCGGACACCGTCGGCGGACAACTCGCCGGctctgcagaggagaggagactactcCTCACCCCATAAGAGGGGGCCTGCCATGTGGGACTCACAGG ATGAGGGGGTAATCCCATACTGCCCATCCAGCTTTTTGCCCCGGGGCCAGATGTCAGGCTACGGTTTCCTTGGTGGAGGGGCCTCCTCGCGGGCTTCAACTGGACAGAGAGGGCCTGGAGCTGTCCGGAGGAGGGACGAG AACCTCATGTAG